The Novosphingobium aromaticivorans DSM 12444 genome segment GAGGCCGACATAGACGTAGCGGATGCGGTCCTGCACGAGGCGCAGCGCCATTTCGGCCCTGCGCGTGGGGTCGGATGTGGCAGCCGCGATCTTTGCCGCTTCGGCCAGGATCGGCGAACCCGGGGCAGGGCGCGAGGTCTTGTCGTAGAGCGGCCAGAGGCGCGCCGAGAGTTCGGGCCACCTGGCGAAGTCGGTGAACTCGATCAGGCGGTGGATCGAGTAGCGCGGGGGTGCGCCGACGACCGGCTCCTCGGGCGCGGCGGGATCGCGCAGTTCGACCGAGAGGACGCGGTTCGCGCCGACTAGCGATGGTTCCGCAACCTCGACGTCCTTTGTCGCCTGCCAGCGTATCGCGGCGCCTTCCGGCCAGGCGATGCGCGTGCGGAAGGCGCCGGGGACGCCGCCCTGCGGCAGGATGGCCAGGCCCGAACGATGCTCCGGAAGGGTCGGGTCCTTGATGGTGACGGTCTGGGCGATCTCGATCTCGTCCCCGACCTGGAGGCCGGGCACCTGGTAGACCGCGGTCAGCCTGCCATCGAGCATCGATGCCTCGAGGTTGCTTTCGCGCTGGATCACCTCGAACTTCGCGTTGGCGGTTAGGTCCGTGACCTTGCCGTCACGGATCAGGCGCAATGCGTGGAGGCGGGCGCTTCCGGCGTCCGGCAACCACGAAAGGGTGATCGTGCCGAGTGCCAGTGCTTCGGGCTTGAGCAGGCGGATGCGGTAGGCCGAGTAGGATTCCAGCCCGGCCGGCCCGGCGAAGGCCTGGTTGTCGACGTAGACGAAGCGCATCGCGGCGGTCGGAAGGTCCGCCTGCTCGGTCGGCGTGGGCGGGGGGACCACCCAGGCCGGTGCGGGGACGACCTGCACCTGACGGTTAGACGCAGGCAATGCCTTGGGAGATGCTGCCATGGCCGGCGCCGCGATCATGGGGGCAAGCAGGAACGCGGCCGCGATTGGCTTCATGTCAGGCCTTTGCATCAGAGGAGACCGGTGTGTCAGAGGAAACCGGGCGGATCAGATGCCCCCGGGGATCGGAAAACGGCCCATGTCGGCCAGGCCCTGTTCGAGAGCAAAGGCGCACGCGCGGAGCTGGTCTTCGCTGACCGAGCGGATCACGAAGTTCGCGCCGGTCTTGCCTTCGCGAAAGAAGGGATAACTGCCGATCTGGCATCCGTCGAAGGCCAGCTCGGTTTCGCGCAGCAGGTCTGCGATCTCGCTTTCCGCGACCCAGCAGCCGACCGTGGTCGAGAGAAGGGGCAGGCCGCCTTCGAGCTGGCCGGTCAATCCGTCGAGCATCTGCGCGGTGATGCCGGGGACACCCGCCATCAGGAAGACGTTGCCGACGCGGATGCCCGGCGCACCCGATACGCGGTTCTCGATGAGGTCGGCGCCATCCGGCACGCGGGCCATGCGCAGACGGGCTTCGTTAAGCCCCCCGCGCGAGGCGTAGTAGCTGTCGAGAATGGCGCGCGCCTTGGGATGGATCACGACTTCGACGCCGAGCGCTGAGGCCACCGCGTCGACCGTGATGTCGTCGTGCGTCGGGCCGATCCCGCCGGTCGTGAAAAGGTAGTCGTTGCGGGCGCGCAGCGTGTTCACTGCCTCTACGATGGCGTCCATGTCGTCCGGGACGACGCGCACCTCGCGCAGGCGGATGCCCTGCACGCCAAGCCAGGTCGCGACTTGCGCGATGTTCTTGTCCTGCGTGCGGCCTGAAAGGATCTCGTCGCCCACGACGACGAGGGCGGCGGTCCATATGCGGGATTCGTCGGTCATCGGATCATGGGATAACCGAACCGTCTGGCGCGCAAAAGCGCTATTCCGCCGCTTCCATCTGTGGGTCGGCCTGCATGGCCGGCCGGGCATGGCCGAACTGCAGCACGCCGTCCTCGATCGGGTCCTCGCGCATCCACACCCTGTCGCGCACGTAGTCCTGGTTCAGGCGCCAGCGCATGTCGTGCGCGCTTTTCGGCAGGAGATGGCGCGCGCGTTCGATGTAGCCCGACGAGAAATCGTAGATGTTGTCATCGTCGAGGGGATGGTTGGGCGCCAGCTTCGGCACTGCCACTTCCATGCCCTTGGCCTTCATCGCGTTGAGTACGTCGCAGATGTAGCGCGCGTTGATGTCGGCGCGCAGGGTCCACGAGGCGTTGAGATATCCGAACACCGCCGCAAGGTTGGGCACGTTCGAGAACATCGCGCCCTTGTAGTAGTACTTCTCGGCGAAATCGACCGGCACGCCATCGACGCTGATCGCGATCTTGCCGGCCATGACCATCTTCAGCCCGGTGGCGGTGACAATGACGTCCGCATCGAGGTGCTGGCCCGACTTGAGCTTGATGCCGGTCGCGTCGAAGCGGTCGATGTGGTCGGTCACCACGCTGGCCTTGCCGGCCTTGATGGCCTCGAACAGGTCGGCATCGGGCACCAGGCAGAGGCGCTGGTCCCATGGGTTGTAGGGCGGGGTGAAGGCCTTCTCGTCGTACTTGTCGCCCAGCGCTGCCTTGATCCGCTTGGTCAGGAACTGCTTGACCTTTTCCGGCTGGGTGCGCGCGCGCTTGAACACGAGGTTCTGGAGGCGGACGTTCTTGAAGCGGGTGATGCGGTAGGCAAGCTCCTCGGGCAGGATCTTGCGCAGGAAATTCGCGATGGCATCGCGCGCCGGGCGGATGCCGTACCAGGTTGGTGTGCGCTGGAGCATCGTGACGTGCGCCGCCGTGTCCGCCATCGAGGGGACGATGGTGACAGCGGTTGCGCCCGAGCCGATGACGACCACGCGCTTGCCCGAATAATCGAAGTTTTCCGGCCAGAACTGCGGGTGGATGATTTGGCCCCGGAAATCCGCACGGCCTTCGAAATGCGCTTCGTACGGTGTGTCGTAGTCATAGTAGCCGGAGCCGAGATAGAGCCAGCGCGCGGTCAGGCGACGACGTTCGCCGTCCGGGCCTTCGACCGTCACGACCCAGTGGGCGGCCTCACTGTCGAAGTCGGCGCTGAGCACCTTGCTGTCGAAGCGGATGTGGCGGCGGATGTCGCGTTCGTCGGCGATGCGGTTGAGGTATTCGAGGATGGCTGGGCCGTCCGCGATCGACTTTTCGTGCTTCCACGGTTCGAACACGAAGCCGAGGGTATGCATGTCTGAATCCGAACGCACGCCGGGATAGCGGAACAGGTCCCAGGTGCCGCCGATCTGGGCGCGGCGCTCGACAATGGCGAAGCTGCGGTCGGGGCACAGCATCTTCATGTGTGCGGCCATGCCGATGCCCGAGATGCCTGCGCCGACGATCAGCACGTCCACATCGGGGTTGGCGGCGACGAATCTGCTCTGTTCAGCGCCCAAGAGGTCTCTCCCGTCCTTTTTGTATTAACAGTGATGTTAGCACGTCTGCGGGCGATTGCGAGTCCGATCCGTCTTTGCCACTGATGGCCAATGACGCTGATTGCCGCACGCCGCTACAGCCACGGGACTGCTCACGACGAAGCGATCCTGATCGACGGGAATCCGGCGCCGGAACTGCCGCCGCACAGCTTCGACTGGATCGGGCTCTACCAGCCCGACGCGGAGGAAATGGAACTGGTGCGCCGGCAATACGGGCTCCACCCGCTGGCGGTGGAGGACGCGCTGAACCCGCGCCAGCTCCCCAAGGTCGAGGTCTATGGCAAGACCTTGTTCGTGGTGGCGCGCACCGCGGAACTCTCCGACGGGGAAATCATCGACTATGGCCAGACCGCGTTCTTCGTGGGGCCGGGCTACCTCATCAGCGTGCGGTTCGGCAGTACGCGGGCGCATCTTTCGCTGCGCGAGGAACTGGAAGCGCAGGCAGAGCGACTGGCCGAAGGGCCGGACTACGTGCTGCACGCGGTGCTGGACTTCATCGTCGACGGCTACCTGCCGCTGATCGACCGGCTGGAGGATGTCGCTCAGGAAATGGAGGAGGCCGCGATCGACGTCTTCCCCGAGCAGGCGGTCATCCGCCGCATCTTCCGCCTGCGCCGCCAGCTTCGAAGGTTCGAGCGGGTGATCGGCCCGATGGAGGAGATGTGCGAGCGGCTGGTCGTGGCGGACCTTCCCTGCATCGATCCGGCGGCGCGCATCTGGTTCCGGGACGTTCTCGACCACGTGCGGCGGGCCATGGCGCGGATGCAGGGGCTGAAGGAAACGCTGGCGGCCATCGTCGAGACGGCAAGCCTGCTCGAACAGCACCGGCAGGGCGAGATGACCCGCTCTCTGGCGGCGTGGGCTGCGATCCTGGCGGTGCCCACGGCCATCGCAGGCATATATGGCATGAATTTCGAGTACCTGCCCGAGCTGCGCTGGCACTATGGCTACTTCGCCGTGTGGGGATTGATCCTGACGGTCTGTGGCGGCCTGTGGCTGCGATTCCGCTGGATCGGTTGGCTTTGATCGCTCTTGCGCGATGTGGACAATCAATCGCTTCCGGATTGTTACTCGCGCGTGACTGCCCTAGTGCCGCTGCCTGCGGGGGCGAGTCGCGTCCCGTGTGCGTGACGGCAATTCGGGAAGCAATGCGATGTTCGGCTGGTTCCACCGCCTCCTGCCCAAGTCGGGCGACTTCTTCGGCATGTTCGAACGCCACGCGGCGGCGTGCGTCGATGCGGCTGATGCGCTTGCCAAGCTGACCCGCGCGCACGGCGATTCCGCGCAGTGGGTCACCCGCATCCGCGACCGCGAGCATGATGCGGACGACGTGATCCGCGAAGTCCTGTTCACCGTGCGTCGCACGTTCCTTACCCCGTTCGACCGTGGCGCGATCACTTCGCTGATCGGCGCGATGGACGACACCATCGACGAGATGCAGGCCGCCGCCTCGGCGATCGAGCTTTACGAGATCGTCGGGTTCGAGCCCGAGATGCAGGCGATGGCCGACAAGATCGTCGAAGCCGTCGGCCTGATCGCCGAAGCCATGCCGCTGCTGCGCGATATCGAGCGCAACGGTTCGCGTCTCCACACCCTGACCGAGCGGATCGTCCAGCTCGAGGGCGAAGTCGACCTCGTGCACCAGGCGGGCCTCAAGGCCAACTTCCTGCGCCACCGCACCGATGGCGACCAGGTCGCGTTCATCGTCTCGCGCGAGATCTTCAAGCACCTCGAGAAGATCGCCGACGCGTTCGAGGACGTGGCGAACGAGATCGACGCGCTGGTCATCGACCACGCCTGAAGGCGCGGCACAGGAGCTGATCCGATGCACGAGCTCGCCTTTCCGCTGCTGGTCGGCCTGATCGCGCTGGCGCTGGCCTTCGACTTCCTGAACGGCCTCCACGACGCCGCCAATTCCATCGCGACCGTCGTGTCGACGCGGCTGCTCTCGCCGGTCGGCGCGGTCATCTTTGCCGCCGGCGGCAACTTCGCCGCCTATTGGCTGGTCGGTCTCCACGTTGCCGACACCATCGGCAAAGGCATAATCGACAAGGACATCGTCACGCCGGCGGTGGTCTTTGGCGCGCTCATCGGAGCGATGTTCTGGAACGTCGTGACCTGGATCAAGGGCATACCCTCTTCGTCCAGCCACGCGCTTATCGGCGGCCTGCTGGGCGCGGGCGTGATGCACGGCGGCTTCGGCGCGATCGAATCCAAGAAGACGATCGAGACTTTCGTGGCGATCTTCATGTCGCCGATGATCGGCTTCGCGCTCGCGATGTTCTTCGTGCTGGTGACGAGCTGGTTGTTCAGGGGCTTCCAGCCCCGCCGCGCCGAAGGCGTGTTCAAGGGCCTGCACCTCCTCTCGTCGGCGGCATATTCGATCAGCCACGGCGGCAACGATGCGCAGAAGACGATGGGCATCATCACCGTCCTGCTCTATTCGACCGGCTACCTGAAGGGTGAGTTCCATATTCCCGAATGGGTCGTGCTTTCCTGCTATGCCGCCATCTCGCTCGGCACGATGTCCGGTGGGTGGAAGATCATCAAGACGATGGGCACCAAGATCACCCGCCTCAATCACCACACTGGTTTCTGCGCCTCGTCGGCGGGTTCGATCGTGGTGTTCGGGGCAAGCGCGCTCGGCATTCCGGTCTCGACCACCCATGCCATCACCGGCAGCGTGATCGGCACGGGCGCAGCCCGCCGCGCGAGCGCCGTCCGCTGGGGCGTGGCGCAGCGCGTGGTCATGGCCTGGTTCATCACCATCCCCGCGAGCGCGACGGTGGGTGCGGGCTTCTATCTCCTGACGCGCCTGTTCTGATCGCGGGCGGTGTTCGCCCTCAGGGGCGATGAATTTTCGATCAAAGGGCTTGGCTTTCCCCGCGGCGGCGGCAAGATGGTTTCCAGAGAAACCGACCCGGGGAGTTTTCCAGACATGACATCTTGCCTGCGCGGGGCCGCGAGCGCCGCCGCCATTGCCCTTTGCACGTTCGCCGCCCCGGCCATTGCCGGACCCGCCGAGGACAAGCTGATCGCGCAGCTCCTGGACGAGGGATTGAACCGTTCCGATGCGATGGAGATCGCGTCGGAGCTGATGGACCGCATCGGGCCGCGTCTCACCAATTCCGAAAATCATCGCAAGGCGGAGGACTGGGCTGCAGCCAAGTTCGCCTCGTTCGGGCTCAAGAACATCCACCGCGAACCGTTCGAGTTCGGGCTTGGCTGGAACCTCAAGTCCTATTCGGCGACGATGACCTCGCCGCGCAGCCTGCCCCTCACCGTCCTGCCGGTCGCATGGTCGCCGCCCACCGGCGGCACGATCACCGCCCCGGTCATCGTCGCGCCGATGACCAAGGTCGAGAATTTCGATGCGTGGAAGGGCAAGCTGGCCGGCCGGATCGTGCTGGTCAGCCTGCCTGGCGAGACCAGCGCGTCCGCAGATCCGGTGTTCGAGCGCCTCTCGGGCGAAGAGATCGGCAAGCTCGACAAGTATACCTTGCCGCGCCACGACCCCGAAGGTCTGGCCATGCAGGTCGCCCGGCGTGGATTTGCCCGCAAGCTGTCGGAGTTCCTCAAGGCGGAAGGCGCGTTGGCCATGG includes the following:
- a CDS encoding magnesium and cobalt transport protein CorA; this translates as MTLIAARRYSHGTAHDEAILIDGNPAPELPPHSFDWIGLYQPDAEEMELVRRQYGLHPLAVEDALNPRQLPKVEVYGKTLFVVARTAELSDGEIIDYGQTAFFVGPGYLISVRFGSTRAHLSLREELEAQAERLAEGPDYVLHAVLDFIVDGYLPLIDRLEDVAQEMEEAAIDVFPEQAVIRRIFRLRRQLRRFERVIGPMEEMCERLVVADLPCIDPAARIWFRDVLDHVRRAMARMQGLKETLAAIVETASLLEQHRQGEMTRSLAAWAAILAVPTAIAGIYGMNFEYLPELRWHYGYFAVWGLILTVCGGLWLRFRWIGWL
- a CDS encoding inorganic phosphate transporter, with the protein product MHELAFPLLVGLIALALAFDFLNGLHDAANSIATVVSTRLLSPVGAVIFAAGGNFAAYWLVGLHVADTIGKGIIDKDIVTPAVVFGALIGAMFWNVVTWIKGIPSSSSHALIGGLLGAGVMHGGFGAIESKKTIETFVAIFMSPMIGFALAMFFVLVTSWLFRGFQPRRAEGVFKGLHLLSSAAYSISHGGNDAQKTMGIITVLLYSTGYLKGEFHIPEWVVLSCYAAISLGTMSGGWKIIKTMGTKITRLNHHTGFCASSAGSIVVFGASALGIPVSTTHAITGSVIGTGAARRASAVRWGVAQRVVMAWFITIPASATVGAGFYLLTRLF
- a CDS encoding competence/damage-inducible protein A; amino-acid sequence: MTDESRIWTAALVVVGDEILSGRTQDKNIAQVATWLGVQGIRLREVRVVPDDMDAIVEAVNTLRARNDYLFTTGGIGPTHDDITVDAVASALGVEVVIHPKARAILDSYYASRGGLNEARLRMARVPDGADLIENRVSGAPGIRVGNVFLMAGVPGITAQMLDGLTGQLEGGLPLLSTTVGCWVAESEIADLLRETELAFDGCQIGSYPFFREGKTGANFVIRSVSEDQLRACAFALEQGLADMGRFPIPGGI
- a CDS encoding DUF47 domain-containing protein, with the protein product MFGWFHRLLPKSGDFFGMFERHAAACVDAADALAKLTRAHGDSAQWVTRIRDREHDADDVIREVLFTVRRTFLTPFDRGAITSLIGAMDDTIDEMQAAASAIELYEIVGFEPEMQAMADKIVEAVGLIAEAMPLLRDIERNGSRLHTLTERIVQLEGEVDLVHQAGLKANFLRHRTDGDQVAFIVSREIFKHLEKIADAFEDVANEIDALVIDHA
- a CDS encoding flavin-containing monooxygenase, with protein sequence MGAEQSRFVAANPDVDVLIVGAGISGIGMAAHMKMLCPDRSFAIVERRAQIGGTWDLFRYPGVRSDSDMHTLGFVFEPWKHEKSIADGPAILEYLNRIADERDIRRHIRFDSKVLSADFDSEAAHWVVTVEGPDGERRRLTARWLYLGSGYYDYDTPYEAHFEGRADFRGQIIHPQFWPENFDYSGKRVVVIGSGATAVTIVPSMADTAAHVTMLQRTPTWYGIRPARDAIANFLRKILPEELAYRITRFKNVRLQNLVFKRARTQPEKVKQFLTKRIKAALGDKYDEKAFTPPYNPWDQRLCLVPDADLFEAIKAGKASVVTDHIDRFDATGIKLKSGQHLDADVIVTATGLKMVMAGKIAISVDGVPVDFAEKYYYKGAMFSNVPNLAAVFGYLNASWTLRADINARYICDVLNAMKAKGMEVAVPKLAPNHPLDDDNIYDFSSGYIERARHLLPKSAHDMRWRLNQDYVRDRVWMREDPIEDGVLQFGHARPAMQADPQMEAAE